In a single window of the Nicotiana tomentosiformis chromosome 8, ASM39032v3, whole genome shotgun sequence genome:
- the LOC138898172 gene encoding uncharacterized protein: MGHLKRYCLCLMGGPSQPSWGGAQLVKGRPRGGGRLGGGQDRFYAIPARPYVVALDVVITGIVSVFHRESFVLFDPNYTYSYVSLYFAHHLDMPRESLFSSVHVSMMVGDTITVDHIYRSCVVTIGSLDTRVDLLLLSMVDFDVILGMDWLSPSHIVLDYHAKTVTLVMPRLPRLEWRGSLDYVPSRVISYLKAQRMVGKGCLSYLDFVRDVSVDAPTIYYVPVVGDFPDVFPTDLSGIPLDSDIDFGIDLVPGTQPISIPSYRMAPAKLKELNEDL, from the coding sequence ATGGGTCACCTCAAGAGGTATTGTCTCTGCCTTATGGGAGGTCCATCTCAGCCATCTTGGGGTGGAGCTCAGTTAGTTaagggtcgtcctagagggggaggccgattaggtggcggtcaggaccgattctatgctattcctgccagaccaTATGTTGTTGCTTTAGACGTagtaatcacaggtattgtctcggtTTTCCACAGGGAGTCCTTTGTACTCTTTGACCCTAATtacacttattcatatgtatcattgtattttgctcatcatttggatatgccccgtgagtccttattttcatctgttcatgtctcTATgatggtgggcgatactattactgTGGACCacatatatcggtcgtgtgtagtgaccattgggagtctcgatactagagttgatctcctattgcttagcatggttgattttgacgtaatcttgggtatggattggttgtctccaagTCATattgttctagattatcacgctaagactgtgacattggtgATGCCGAGGTTACCGAGgcttgagtggagaggttctctagactatgttcccagtagggtgatttcgtatttgaaggcccagcggatggttgggaagggttgtttatcttatttggactttgtgagggatgttagtgttgatgccCCTACTATTTATTATGTTCCGGTGGTGGgggactttccggatgtgtttcctacagacttgTCGGGCATACCGCTCGACAgtgatattgacttcggtattgacttggtgccgggcactcagcccatttctattccatcatatcgcatggcaccagctAAGTTAAAGGAATTGAATGAGGATCTTTAg
- the LOC138898171 gene encoding uncharacterized protein produces MIIKLVVGECTLNIVSAYAPHAGLYEEVKRCFWERLDEIVSQVPPAEMLFIGGDFNGHIGSTTGGYGEVHGGFSFGDRNGGVTSLLDFAKAFGEAAIEVLGVSAGVSGGHKGNWRWNEVVQGKVEEKEEAYLKLVGSIGDEDRRASMERYKVSRKEVTLSVTEAKTTSYGRMYKELGKTWGEEVIPAGKVGREEGSGFGPSEMHQGRRW; encoded by the exons atgattattaagttagtggttggagagtgcaccctaaacatcGTTAGTGCCTATGCACCGCATGCAGGCCTATATGAGGAGGTTAAACGGTGCTTCTGGGAAAGGTTAGATGAGATTGTGAGCCAGGTTCCGCCTGCTGAGATgctattcataggaggggatttcaatgggcatattgggtcgaccaCAGGTGGTTATGGTGAGGTACATGGAGGCTTCAGTTTTGGGGACAGGAACGGAGGAGTTACATCgctgttggacttcgctaaggcttttgg ggaggctgcgatagaggtgttaggggtctcggcGGGAgtctctggtgggcacaaaggaaACTGgcggtggaatgaagtggtccaaggtaaagtggaagagAAGGAGgaggcgtacctgaagttagtggggagcataggtgacGAGGATAGGCGAGCGTCtatggagaggtataaggtatCTAGGAAGGAGGTTACGCTATcggtcacggaggctaagactACGTCTTATGGCCGTATGTACAAGGAACTGGGAAAAAcatggggagaagaagttattccggctggcaaAGTTgggagagaggaaggctcgggatttggaccaagtgagatgcatcaaggacgaagatggtaa